TAGAGGCTGAGTGTTTTCTTTCCTAAAATGTAGAAGTGGCGTATAACTTTATAGATTATGTTTAGTGCTGCAGCTGCTTCTAGTGTGTTTTCCAAGTTGTTTATGTTTGTTTCATCTGCTGCTGGTGCCATTAGTTTAACATCGTCTTTGAAGCGGTCTTCTCGCACGTCAAGTATGTGTTCAAGTTTCCATACGATACCTGCTGGGTCCATGCTTTGGGGCGGAATTGTTACGTATTCTAAGAACTGGTCGACCCGTTTTGTAGGGTCTACCTCGGGCTTTCCTGTTTCTTTTATCGTTTTTATCGCGATCTTGCGTCCTTCGTCTCGTATGAATTTAAGGCGGAGTAAAGAGCCTTCGATTTCTCTTATCATGACATACATTTGTATTCTTTGTCCATAGAAGATCATTACTATGAAGAGAAGGGTGAAGATTATTTGGAATATCCAGCTTAGGCTGTCTTGTCCTGGAAAGAATTGTGCTGGCAGCATCTCCAGTTGTATCAATTTTGCCACAACTTCAGAAAACTATATTCACTGAGTTATAAGTCTTGGGGATTTCCAAGATGGTTTGAAGTGGGCTGCCAGCTTTTCTGGCTTCACATGGCCGAAGACCACACTAACACCTGAAACGGAGCGCGGTTTAACTTCCGAGTTCGGAATGGGATCGGGTGGGTCCCGCGCCCTTTGGCCGGCAACCTATATAGAGCGTGTTTTTTTGGTTGATTAACTTTTCGCTCATTGAGTGGTTTGGTAGGTGTTTTTGCGATGTTTTAAGGCTTTCTGGAGTTTGTTTATTGTTTTTTTGTTGATGTAGCCTTTGTGGGGTCTGAAGCCTCCGGAGAATGCTTTGGGTATGTGTAGTAGTTCGTGGATTAGGACTTTTTCTCTGTCTATTTGGTTGAGTTTGTCGTATCTTTCGGCAATTACTTCGATTAGGTATCGTGGGTGTGTTTTTAGGGCTTTTTGCCAGAGTTTTTCTAGGCTGTGGATTCGGGCTATTGTGCGTTTTGATTTGGAGCCTCTGCTTCTGAAGCAGTAAACGTATCTGGGGTCTATGTGGGTGAATTTTAGTTCCACTAGTATTGCGTTGACGAGTTGTTTTATGTCTGGAGCTTCGTAGTATTTTATGCTCATGAAGGTTTCTTTTTTCAGGGGGGATAAAAAGTGTTTTTAGCACTTTCGTGCATATGGACAGCTGATGTTTGATGGCGTATTATGTTTATGTACTTCTTTGTGAAGATGGAAGCTATTATACGGGGCATGCTAAGGATGTAGAGTTTCGTTTCAGGCAGCATAAGCGGGGAGTTGGTGCCAGATATACTCGAATGCATAGGCCTGTGAGAGTCGCTTATGTTGAGGAGTTCGGTTCGCGTGGGGCGGCTGTGCGTAGAGAGAGAGCAGTTAAACGGTTGAGCCATGAGGGTAAACGGAGACTTGCTGGGGCTTGAATGTTTAGCGGTATTACGTAAGGCATATATTTTCTGTTGTTGTGTTTGTGGTTATGGTGGGGCTGTAGTCTAGCCAGGTATGACGACGGGCTCCAGAAGATTAAACGGGTTTGCGGACCGCTCATTGGGATGACGAGTTTCTGGAGCGGTGAAAGCTAGAGAAACCCGTAGAAGCCATGCGTTGACGTGGTTTCGGGTAGAGGTCACCGGTTCAAATCCGGCCAGCCCCACTAAAACTAGTTAATGTGTGTGTTCGGCACAGTAGAGAGACTATTCTATTAGGCTTCAAATATGAATGCTGGGCTTTTGTTGTATGTGTAACGCGTTAGACCTCTAGGTTTTATTTGGTTCTTAATAGTCGGTTAATAGGCTCTAAGTATGTTTGGCGTTTTTGTGAGAGGGGAAGCTGTGTTTGAAACTGATTTAGTTCAGTTACAAATATGTTGGCCAGCGTGGGCAAAAATCTTTTTTAGCCAGATTGGTTTGAATTCATCTTGATATAGGATTGTCAAAGGAAAGGAACAATAGAGTTTTTGGTTCACTGTTGGGATATCTGCTTCCGATAGCAATATTGGTCTTAATAGCTCTCGCTTTAGTATGTGGTTTTTACTCAGCTTATGTAGAGCCTTCTCCTTCAATCTATATGTTTCTAGGAGGAATAGCCTTGGTCATCGCCGGTGTTTTGATGAAATTTTTCTTCGACCTTATCATGGTTAGAAGAAAGGAGAAAAAAGAAGAGGTGAAATTCCTGAACGATTTGCTGATGGAATGTGAAGGAAATTTGGAGTTGGTTGAGAGTAAGAAGATACGATGGTCTCAGGTTCATTTTGATATGGCTTCATATGAGATGATAAGGAAAAAGGCAATACTCACCGGCTTTTCACCTGCGCTTCGTAAACAAATTGTGGAAGTTTACCAACTAATTTCAGAGATAGAAAAACGAAAATTCCGTGCCTTTGACAAAACAACCGACGTGATGCTTGAGGAACTTGCCCAAGCGCTTTCAAAGGTCACAAAAGAGCTTAAGGAAAAAATTCCGAGTTAATGCACATGCATTCTACATATTTTGACTCTATAATTAGATCACACATACATTAAGATATCATCCGTCTTTCCTTCGGAAACTTCACGTACTCTTTTTTATCGATTATTTCTCTTAGATGCTGAACAAACTTCCAGACTTCATAATAAGTGTTATAGAGAGGTATGGGAGCAGTCCTTACAATATTCGGGGGTCTATAATCAGAGACCACGCCTCTTGCTCTTAGAGCTTCACTTATTCTCATGGCTTCTTTATGTTCAATGGCAACATGTCCGCCCCTGCGTTGAGCTTCTCTTGGTGTTCCAATTTTGAAATTGTACGGAGCCTCAGAGAGGGTTTCGTCAACTAAGTACATCAAATATGAAGTTATTTTTAGAGACTTCTTTCTTATTGCTTGCATTCCAGCTTCAAGAATTATCTTAAGGGAGCCTTCAATCGGTGCCGAACTCAAAATCGCTGGCGATGATATTTGCCACCCTCCTGCACTTTTGGAATGTTCAAAACTGAGAGACATATCGAACTGTTTATTTTTAACGTATCCAAACCAGCCGGCAAGTGCGGGCTTACGATCAAAGTTCTTCTTGTTCACGTATAGGAAGGCTGTACCGCCAGGCCCCCCATTCAAATACTTGTAACTGCACCAAAGGGCGAAATCCACATCCCATTTATCAAAGTAATGTTGTACAACACCGACGGAGTGACAACAATCAAAACCTATTGGTATTCTCCTATCATGTGCTTCATCCGTAAGATATTGCATATTGAGGAGTTGCCCACTTCGATACAATATGGAAGGAAGAAAAACCAGCGCCACTTCTTCATCCATCAATTCAACAATTTTGCTCTCATCTAACAAGCGGTCATCCGCGCTCGGGACAAGAATGAGATTCTTGCTAGGATTCAATCCTTTAAGTCTTATTGCACTCGTTAAAGCGTATATATCGGATGGAAAATCAAGTTCATCCGCAAGTATTTTTTTCCTTTTTCCATTGGGCTGGTAGAAGGTATTCACAAGTGAGTGTATATTGACAGTGGTCGTGCCTGTGGCAACTACTTCCTCATGTTCTGCGCCGACAAGCTTTGCGCACATCGCACCAAGCTCTTCAGCAAGATAAAACCATGGACGCTTCGCTCTGAGCCAAGCCGTTATCCCAAGAGACTTCCACTCGTTCAGTACCCGGAAAACTGAACTTTCAGAATCTTTCGATAGAAGGCCGAGAGAGTTTCCATCCATGTAAATTGTTCCTTTAGGGATGTAAAATCTCTGTCTGAACCTCGCAAGAGGATCCTCAGAGTCGAGCTTATGTGCGAAATCCTCTCTTGTCTCAAATCTATGATTCGTTATGATATCTACCTCCTATTTTGTGTGCGGTTAAAATACATCGCCTGAACAATATCTTATTTTTGCATGAATAGCCCGCGCATTCTCTATTGATTTGAGCCCACCTATTTGATTTGTCAAATCAGAATACTCGCACTAAACGTGGAATGGGTCGAAGAACTTTATGAAAATGAATGTGCAAGAATTACTGCAATGTAAGGCTAGATAACATGTGCACATGCAAAAGTCGCTGAACCAATATATTTCAAGCACAAAACTTTCGTCAAACTCTGTTAAAAGACGTTATTCAAAAATGTAGTCGTAGTCGTCTCCAAGTCGCCCAATGTATTTTTGGAGTTTTTGTTCTAACAACTATTCTTTTTGCTGTGCCCATCGTTTAGAAGTCCAATAAAAAGCCCGCCAACTAGAAAGGCAAAATAGAAAAGAGAGAGAAAAAGATTGACAAGCCTACGATTGTCCAAGCAGATCTCCTAAATTTAATAAAATATTCTCCCCTTAAAACCCATTACTGCTCATTTTTGGCTCTGCTATGACAGGACGTTAGGTCTTATGATGTTTTTTCAGACGATAGTGGGGAAGCCACCTAGATAGCTAGCTCCAAATTCTTAGACAAAAGTGAGTATTGGCGAAGCGTTTGGTTTTCTTGAGTGCGTGTTTCAACGGAGAATGATAGCGAGTGGAAGTGGGAGATAAGGAATTGAAGAGTATTTAGATGTAGGTGTCTACATCTAGGCTCCCACTCGCAGTTATGAATAAAGAAACGACATACATATATCCCTTGTTCTCAAACGAAAACCATTTCAGCTTTAAAGAAGTATTATAGGTCGAAAAATTTGCATATATAATGCAGATTGCAGAAAGAGAGCAGATAGTAATAAAAGCATATTGGCGAACCCTTTTTATCCATGAGATATTATCAGAAATCTCTGTGTATAGAGGATTGCGATCATGAGTGAAATAGTTGTTTTAACTGGCTTTGAGCCCTTCGCAGATTTCCAAGTAAATCCTTCATGGGAAGCTGCAAAAACATTTGACGACAAAGAAATAGGTTCTTTCAAAGTCAAATCCTTTCAAATACCGCTTGCATACAAAGAAATCAAACCCACAATAACAAGAATAATAGGCGCACAAAAACCAGCGGTCATAATCAGCTTAGGACAATCCTACCGTTCCCTAATCTCACTAGAGAAAGTAGCCATAAACTTCGCAGATCTCACCGAATCCACAATCCTCTACAATTGTGAAACACGCCCAAAAGATGACACTCTAGAACCAAACGCGCCTGCAGCATACTTCACAACGCTGCCCATCCGAAAAATCCTTAACAAACTACGACAAAACAACATTCCAGCAGAAATATCTTACACCGCGGGCACGTTCGGATGCAACCAGATATTCTTCTACACGATGCACAAAATACGTAGCGACAGATTGGACATGCG
This sequence is a window from Candidatus Bathyarchaeota archaeon. Protein-coding genes within it:
- a CDS encoding putative metallopeptidase; protein product: MSIKYYEAPDIKQLVNAILVELKFTHIDPRYVYCFRSRGSKSKRTIARIHSLEKLWQKALKTHPRYLIEVIAERYDKLNQIDREKVLIHELLHIPKAFSGGFRPHKGYINKKTINKLQKALKHRKNTYQTTQ
- a CDS encoding GIY-YIG nuclease family protein yields the protein MAYYVYVLLCEDGSYYTGHAKDVEFRFRQHKRGVGARYTRMHRPVRVAYVEEFGSRGAAVRRERAVKRLSHEGKRRLAGA
- the kynU gene encoding kynureninase, encoding MTNHRFETREDFAHKLDSEDPLARFRQRFYIPKGTIYMDGNSLGLLSKDSESSVFRVLNEWKSLGITAWLRAKRPWFYLAEELGAMCAKLVGAEHEEVVATGTTTVNIHSLVNTFYQPNGKRKKILADELDFPSDIYALTSAIRLKGLNPSKNLILVPSADDRLLDESKIVELMDEEVALVFLPSILYRSGQLLNMQYLTDEAHDRRIPIGFDCCHSVGVVQHYFDKWDVDFALWCSYKYLNGGPGGTAFLYVNKKNFDRKPALAGWFGYVKNKQFDMSLSFEHSKSAGGWQISSPAILSSAPIEGSLKIILEAGMQAIRKKSLKITSYLMYLVDETLSEAPYNFKIGTPREAQRRGGHVAIEHKEAMRISEALRARGVVSDYRPPNIVRTAPIPLYNTYYEVWKFVQHLREIIDKKEYVKFPKERRMIS
- a CDS encoding pyroglutamyl-peptidase I, producing MSEIVVLTGFEPFADFQVNPSWEAAKTFDDKEIGSFKVKSFQIPLAYKEIKPTITRIIGAQKPAVIISLGQSYRSLISLEKVAINFADLTESTILYNCETRPKDDTLEPNAPAAYFTTLPIRKILNKLRQNNIPAEISYTAGTFGCNQIFFYTMHKIRSDRLDMRAGFMHIPCLPSQAAQLQKARKGKIPSMNLDTTTKAVEIAIKATLGNVKK